In Capillimicrobium parvum, a genomic segment contains:
- a CDS encoding SDR family NAD(P)-dependent oxidoreductase translates to MVICITGASSGIGEATARRLVREPGAKLVLVARRGERLRDLAAELGDATWVAADLVDDDAPARVRAHIEAEHGGRLDVLVNNAGGSFPTTFADGGYENVRRTMTINFDAQVRLTEALLPLLRASAPSSIVNMASTAGKVARGTTGAYSASKAALAAWSDALWVEEREHGVHVGVVLPGWIRTEGFPQRELPQWLVSDPHVGAEAIADCALNRAPERYVPRYYWIAAWGRVCLPGMVRRILGGAGGRKMRTTTLSR, encoded by the coding sequence ATGGTCATCTGCATCACGGGAGCGTCGAGCGGGATCGGTGAGGCGACGGCCCGGCGCCTCGTCCGCGAGCCGGGCGCCAAGCTCGTGCTCGTCGCCCGGCGGGGGGAGCGCCTGCGCGACCTCGCGGCGGAGCTCGGCGACGCCACCTGGGTCGCTGCCGACCTGGTCGACGACGACGCGCCCGCGCGCGTGCGCGCCCACATCGAGGCCGAGCACGGCGGCCGCCTCGACGTGCTGGTCAACAACGCCGGCGGCTCGTTCCCGACGACGTTCGCCGACGGCGGCTACGAGAACGTGCGCCGCACGATGACCATCAACTTCGACGCGCAGGTGCGCCTGACCGAGGCGCTGCTGCCGCTGCTGCGCGCGAGCGCCCCGAGCTCGATCGTGAACATGGCCTCGACCGCCGGCAAGGTCGCGCGGGGGACGACGGGCGCCTACTCGGCCTCGAAGGCGGCGCTGGCGGCCTGGAGCGATGCGCTGTGGGTCGAGGAGCGCGAACACGGCGTGCACGTCGGCGTCGTGCTGCCGGGATGGATCCGCACGGAGGGCTTTCCGCAGCGCGAGCTGCCGCAGTGGCTGGTCTCCGACCCTCACGTCGGGGCCGAGGCGATCGCCGACTGCGCGCTGAACCGCGCGCCCGAGCGCTACGTCCCGCGGTACTACTGGATCGCCGCGTGGGGCCGCGTCTGCCTGCCCGGCATGGTGCGCCGGATCCTCGGCGGCGCGGGCGGGCGCAAGATGCGCACCACGACGCTGTCGCGATGA
- a CDS encoding nuclear transport factor 2 family protein — MSDDPRDALIATVSSLMDAFNRRDVEAALAWATPDCELRPLGTVGLTGRERYQGHDGIREYFDDVARVWPDGLEVEPVDYRAVSGSVVVFGRVRGVSGGDPLRDEVVWVWRLRGGLVASGQVFSTRTAAMSHARDHA; from the coding sequence ATGAGCGACGATCCGCGGGACGCGCTGATCGCGACGGTGAGCTCGTTGATGGACGCGTTCAACCGGCGCGACGTCGAGGCCGCCCTCGCCTGGGCGACGCCCGACTGCGAGCTGCGGCCGCTCGGCACGGTCGGCCTCACCGGCCGGGAGCGCTATCAGGGCCACGACGGCATCCGCGAGTACTTCGACGACGTCGCGCGGGTGTGGCCCGACGGGCTCGAGGTCGAGCCGGTCGACTATCGCGCGGTGTCCGGCTCGGTCGTGGTCTTCGGCCGTGTCCGCGGCGTCTCGGGCGGCGATCCGCTGCGTGACGAGGTCGTGTGGGTCTGGCGCCTGCGCGGCGGGCTCGTCGCCTCGGGTCAGGTCTTCTCGACGCGCACTGCGGCGATGTCCCATGCGCGCGACCACGCCTGA
- a CDS encoding FUSC family protein — MIRWRPHDPGLFALRAAVRASLVTTFAFFLGEVVLDNANIALFAAFGVLALLVFADFGGPPAARIAAFGGLALTGAVLITLGTLVSDHLWLGAITMAVVGFVVLFAGVINGYLAAGSMSALLTFILPCMVPAGSDAIPDRLAGWGIACGLAIPAALLLWPARPRDELRAAVATACRALADLVAQPGPERMRVAGETCHVMHERFTATPYRPTGPTGSAGALAAMIDDLDWLAGRASRPSTAEPLLEPMPSEQRLRRTTAAVLRASADELEGIPAPEPDEAGLRHDRTAVMRELLERVRRPENRDDDDRLWFAMSSAWDVRVYSYAAVRAATLARVASPGPAPGTGPRWSRFARRQSVATAATTRLAAAHATVRSVWFRNSVRGAAGLAIAVFIAQAATLQHAFWVVLGTLSVLRSSALNTSSTIMQAFAGSFIGIVIGGALLAAIGDDEALLWAVLPIAVVIAAYAPRAISFAAGQASFTVAVLVLFNLIELSGWEVGLVRIEDVSIGFGISLVVGVLFWPRGAAALLRRTLGAAFVQAADYSVAAFARLFDDGPSAPVEALGDAAVTADHRLDAAFRQRLAERSGPDLPIQAISQLVAIAVRIRHTADALQFLSDHIEGAPRPPGPAAALTRKAQAEGEWYRAFGTAFAEGRALPARRDGSDDPASRAATLAAMRAAIEDDDPRAAVAAVTTVWGSLHLDRLRIHEPIVLDAVAALERPGDQASARGR; from the coding sequence ATGATCCGCTGGCGCCCGCACGACCCCGGCCTGTTCGCACTGCGTGCCGCGGTCCGCGCGTCGCTGGTCACGACGTTCGCGTTCTTCCTCGGCGAGGTCGTGCTCGACAACGCCAACATCGCGCTGTTCGCCGCGTTCGGCGTGCTGGCGCTGCTGGTCTTCGCGGACTTCGGCGGCCCGCCCGCCGCCCGCATCGCGGCCTTCGGCGGACTCGCCCTGACCGGGGCGGTGCTCATCACGCTCGGCACGCTCGTCTCCGATCATCTGTGGCTGGGCGCGATCACGATGGCGGTCGTCGGATTCGTCGTCCTGTTCGCGGGCGTGATCAACGGCTACCTGGCGGCCGGGTCGATGTCGGCGCTGCTGACGTTCATCCTGCCCTGCATGGTCCCGGCGGGCAGCGACGCCATCCCGGACCGCCTTGCCGGGTGGGGCATCGCGTGCGGGCTCGCCATCCCGGCGGCGCTGCTGCTGTGGCCGGCGCGCCCGCGCGACGAGCTGCGGGCGGCCGTCGCGACGGCGTGCCGCGCGCTCGCCGACCTCGTCGCCCAGCCGGGTCCCGAGCGGATGCGCGTCGCGGGCGAGACCTGCCACGTCATGCACGAGCGGTTCACGGCGACGCCGTACCGGCCCACCGGGCCGACCGGCTCGGCCGGCGCGCTGGCGGCGATGATCGACGACCTCGACTGGCTCGCCGGCCGCGCGTCGCGGCCCTCGACCGCGGAGCCGCTGCTCGAGCCGATGCCCAGCGAGCAGCGCCTGCGCCGGACGACGGCCGCCGTCCTGCGCGCGAGCGCCGACGAGCTCGAGGGGATCCCCGCGCCGGAGCCCGACGAGGCGGGCCTGCGCCACGACCGCACCGCCGTGATGCGCGAGCTGCTCGAGCGGGTGCGACGCCCCGAGAACCGCGACGACGACGACCGGCTCTGGTTCGCGATGAGCAGCGCCTGGGACGTGCGCGTGTACTCCTACGCGGCCGTGCGGGCCGCGACGCTCGCCCGGGTCGCGAGCCCGGGGCCGGCGCCCGGCACAGGGCCGCGCTGGTCGCGCTTCGCCCGCCGCCAGTCCGTGGCGACCGCGGCGACCACGCGCCTGGCCGCGGCGCACGCGACGGTGCGGTCGGTGTGGTTTCGCAACAGCGTGCGCGGCGCGGCCGGCCTGGCGATCGCCGTGTTCATCGCCCAGGCCGCGACGCTGCAGCACGCGTTCTGGGTGGTGCTGGGCACGCTGTCGGTCCTGCGCTCAAGCGCGCTGAACACGAGCTCGACGATCATGCAGGCCTTCGCCGGCTCGTTCATCGGGATCGTGATCGGCGGGGCGCTCCTCGCGGCGATCGGCGACGACGAAGCGCTGCTGTGGGCCGTGCTGCCGATCGCGGTCGTCATCGCCGCCTACGCGCCGCGCGCGATCTCGTTCGCCGCCGGTCAGGCGTCGTTCACCGTGGCGGTGCTCGTGTTGTTCAACCTGATCGAGCTGTCCGGCTGGGAGGTCGGGCTCGTGCGGATCGAGGACGTGTCGATCGGGTTCGGGATCAGCCTCGTGGTCGGGGTGCTGTTCTGGCCGCGCGGCGCCGCCGCGCTGCTGCGGCGCACGCTCGGCGCCGCGTTCGTTCAGGCCGCCGACTACTCGGTCGCGGCGTTCGCGCGGCTCTTCGACGACGGCCCGTCGGCGCCCGTCGAGGCGCTCGGCGACGCGGCGGTGACCGCCGACCACCGGCTCGACGCCGCCTTCCGCCAGCGGCTCGCCGAGCGGTCCGGGCCCGACCTGCCCATCCAGGCGATCAGCCAGCTCGTGGCGATCGCCGTGCGCATCCGCCACACCGCCGACGCGCTGCAGTTCCTCTCCGACCACATCGAGGGCGCACCGCGGCCGCCGGGGCCGGCCGCCGCGCTGACCCGCAAGGCACAGGCCGAGGGCGAGTGGTACCGCGCCTTCGGCACGGCGTTCGCCGAGGGACGGGCGCTGCCGGCGCGGCGCGACGGCAGCGACGACCCGGCGTCGCGGGCGGCGACGCTCGCCGCAATGCGCGCCGCGATCGAGGACGACGACCCGCGCGCCGCGGTGGCCGCGGTGACGACGGTGTGGGGCTCGCTGCACCTCGACCGCCTGCGCATCCACGAGCCGATCGTCCTCGACGCGGTTGCCGCGCTCGAGCGGCCGGGCGACCAGGCGAGCGCGCGCGGCCGGTAG
- a CDS encoding sensor histidine kinase, with the protein MLGSILAIAVVVVGGFFALRSITVDEAKRQTRERVEAEGHLVEAAALTDGVLRGNRRALARLDDVVVGQVLAGSIVRVKVWSADGRILYSDEPSLIGRRFGLGAEERALLRTGGSDAELSDLTRPENQLERPAGKLLEAYTPIRTPDGTPVLFEIYQRFSSVSASGERLLRALAPPLLAGLAVLLLFQVPLAWSLARRLQRGHREREELLESAVDASAQERRRIAADLHDGAVQDLAGVAFGLAPLADEAERRGDADQAHALRAATARLRQGVRELRTLLVEIHPPNLATAGLEAALGDLLSPLDAAGLRTELHVDAGAPDGHDELVYRVAREALRNVAKHAQARSVRVDVAPGAGGATRLVIADDGRGFAAAERDDHETEGHMGLRLVADLAERAGGHLTIDSAPGRGTTIDLEVPAA; encoded by the coding sequence ATGCTCGGCAGCATCCTGGCGATCGCCGTGGTGGTCGTCGGCGGCTTCTTCGCGCTGCGCTCGATCACGGTCGACGAGGCCAAGCGCCAGACCCGCGAGCGCGTCGAGGCCGAGGGGCATCTCGTCGAGGCCGCCGCGCTGACCGACGGGGTGCTGCGCGGCAACCGCCGGGCGCTGGCCCGGCTCGACGACGTCGTGGTCGGCCAGGTGCTCGCCGGCTCGATCGTCCGCGTGAAGGTCTGGTCCGCGGACGGGCGGATCCTCTACTCCGACGAGCCGTCGCTGATCGGGCGCCGCTTCGGCCTCGGCGCGGAGGAGCGCGCGCTGCTGCGCACGGGCGGCTCCGACGCGGAGTTGAGCGACCTGACCCGGCCGGAGAACCAGCTCGAGCGCCCGGCGGGCAAGCTGCTCGAGGCCTACACCCCGATCCGCACGCCCGACGGCACGCCGGTGCTGTTCGAGATCTACCAGCGCTTCAGCTCGGTGAGCGCGAGCGGCGAACGGCTGCTGCGCGCGCTCGCGCCGCCGCTCCTCGCCGGCCTCGCGGTCCTCCTGCTGTTCCAGGTCCCGCTCGCCTGGTCGCTGGCGCGGCGGCTGCAACGCGGCCACCGCGAGCGTGAGGAGCTGCTCGAGAGCGCGGTCGATGCGTCCGCCCAGGAGCGCCGGCGCATCGCCGCCGATCTCCACGACGGGGCGGTGCAGGACCTGGCCGGCGTGGCCTTCGGCCTCGCGCCGCTCGCCGACGAGGCCGAGCGCCGCGGCGACGCCGACCAGGCCCATGCGCTGCGCGCGGCGACCGCGCGGCTGCGACAGGGCGTGCGCGAGCTGCGGACGCTGCTCGTCGAGATCCATCCGCCGAACCTCGCGACGGCGGGGCTGGAGGCGGCGCTCGGGGACCTGCTCAGTCCGCTCGACGCCGCGGGCCTGCGCACCGAGCTGCATGTCGACGCGGGTGCGCCCGATGGCCACGACGAGCTCGTCTACCGGGTGGCGCGCGAGGCGCTGCGCAACGTGGCCAAGCACGCGCAGGCCCGCTCCGTGCGGGTGGACGTGGCGCCGGGCGCGGGCGGCGCGACGCGGCTCGTCATCGCCGACGACGGGCGAGGGTTCGCGGCGGCGGAGCGCGACGACCACGAGACCGAGGGCCACATGGGCCTCAGGCTGGTCGCCGACCTGGCCGAGCGGGCCGGCGGGCATCTGACGATCGACTCCGCGCCCGGACGGGGAACGACCATCGACCTGGAGGTGCCCGCGGCATGA
- a CDS encoding response regulator — translation MIRVLIADDHGVIRDGLGRLIGALPDMEVVGLAADGEQAVAQAAAAQPDVVLMDLEMPGVDGIEATRRILVDAPRTAVLVLTSFSDRPRILGALEAGACGYLLKDVDAEQVAEGIRAAARGESPLDPRAARTVLAARSEPDPTAGLSAREREVLELLVEGLPNKLIARRLGISEKTVKSHLTAVYRAIDVTDRTQAALWAERNGLRPAGR, via the coding sequence ATGATCCGCGTCCTCATCGCCGACGACCACGGCGTCATCCGCGACGGCCTCGGACGGCTGATCGGCGCGCTGCCCGACATGGAGGTCGTCGGGCTGGCGGCCGACGGCGAGCAGGCGGTCGCCCAGGCCGCCGCCGCGCAGCCGGATGTCGTGCTCATGGACCTCGAGATGCCGGGCGTCGACGGGATCGAGGCGACGCGGCGCATCCTCGTCGACGCGCCGCGCACGGCGGTGCTCGTGCTGACGTCGTTCTCGGACCGGCCGCGGATCCTCGGGGCGCTCGAGGCGGGGGCGTGCGGCTACCTGCTCAAGGACGTCGACGCCGAACAGGTCGCGGAGGGCATCCGCGCCGCGGCGCGGGGCGAGTCGCCGCTCGACCCGCGCGCGGCCCGCACCGTGCTGGCGGCGCGCAGCGAGCCCGACCCGACCGCCGGGCTCTCCGCGCGCGAGCGCGAGGTGCTCGAGCTGCTCGTCGAGGGGCTGCCGAACAAGCTCATCGCGCGCCGGCTCGGGATCAGCGAGAAGACCGTCAAGTCGCACCTCACCGCGGTCTACCGCGCCATCGACGTGACCGACCGCACGCAGGCGGCGCTGTGGGCCGAGCGCAACGGCCTGCGCCCGGCCGGGCGCTGA
- a CDS encoding winged helix DNA-binding domain-containing protein, producing MIALRRPRAAAQLLHRPHALAPEGLVRRLLAVQAQDLAGAYLALRARTPGLTAAAVGAALTEDRSLVVTWLCRGTLHLVAPGDLPWLLALTAPGRLTASRRRLGQEGVTPDEAERGVAIVERALAADGPLTRAQLAERLDAQGVRTAGQALIHLLGLAGLHGLVVRGPVVAGGGQAFVLARDWIGEPPGGAPDRDAALAELARRYLAAHGPAGPADLATWSGLPLRDARAGLSAIAGELVELEDGLVDLARREPVPERVPPRLLPAFDPYLLGWRDRSFAVPAQHARRVHPGGGMLRAAATRDGVAVGTWSARRRDGRLQVEFDPFAPLDASTAAALDDEIADVARFEGLSR from the coding sequence ATGATCGCGCTGCGGCGGCCGCGCGCCGCCGCCCAGCTGCTGCACCGGCCCCACGCGCTCGCCCCCGAGGGGCTCGTCCGGCGCCTGCTCGCCGTCCAGGCCCAGGACCTCGCCGGCGCGTACCTGGCCCTGCGCGCCCGCACGCCCGGCCTCACCGCCGCCGCCGTCGGCGCCGCGCTGACCGAGGACCGCTCGCTCGTCGTCACGTGGCTGTGCCGCGGCACGCTGCATCTCGTCGCGCCCGGCGACCTGCCCTGGCTGCTGGCCCTCACCGCGCCGGGCCGCCTGACCGCGAGCCGGCGCCGGCTCGGCCAGGAGGGCGTGACCCCGGACGAGGCCGAGCGCGGGGTGGCGATCGTCGAGCGCGCGCTCGCCGCCGACGGCCCCCTGACGCGCGCGCAGCTCGCCGAGCGCCTCGACGCGCAGGGCGTGCGCACGGCCGGCCAGGCGCTGATCCACCTGCTGGGCCTCGCCGGCCTGCACGGCCTCGTCGTGCGCGGTCCGGTCGTGGCCGGCGGCGGCCAGGCGTTCGTCCTGGCGCGCGACTGGATCGGCGAGCCCCCGGGCGGCGCGCCCGACCGCGACGCCGCGCTCGCCGAGCTCGCCCGCCGCTACCTCGCCGCCCACGGGCCCGCCGGGCCGGCGGACCTCGCCACGTGGTCCGGACTGCCGTTGCGCGACGCCCGGGCGGGCCTGTCCGCCATCGCCGGCGAGCTCGTCGAGCTCGAGGACGGCCTGGTCGACCTCGCCCGCCGCGAGCCGGTCCCCGAGCGCGTCCCGCCGCGGCTGCTGCCCGCGTTCGACCCCTACCTGCTCGGCTGGCGCGACCGCAGCTTCGCCGTGCCCGCCCAGCACGCCCGGCGCGTCCATCCGGGCGGGGGCATGCTGCGCGCGGCCGCCACGCGCGACGGCGTCGCGGTCGGCACCTGGAGCGCGCGGCGCCGCGACGGTCGCCTGCAGGTCGAGTTCGATCCCTTCGCGCCGCTGGACGCGTCCACGGCGGCCGCCCTCGACGACGAGATCGCCGACGTGGCGCGCTTCGAGGGCCTCAGTCGCTGA
- a CDS encoding cupin domain-containing protein, which yields MPARTRRIAAIGLVAIAIPAAAAGGYAVAAGQPTRSELASAKDPVGGKGRTLGLTRVTIPAGAQLAAHTHPGTEIARIEQGTLTYTVERNGAVPVYRGDAGSARKLRTLRPGQTARLRAGDWIVEQPGMVHHAANNTGGRVVILLSSLFPNGAPPSSPAS from the coding sequence ATGCCCGCACGGACTCGCCGGATCGCCGCCATCGGCCTGGTCGCGATCGCCATCCCCGCTGCCGCCGCCGGCGGCTACGCCGTCGCCGCCGGACAGCCGACCCGCAGCGAGCTCGCCAGCGCGAAGGACCCGGTGGGCGGCAAGGGCCGCACGCTCGGCCTGACCCGCGTGACCATCCCCGCCGGCGCGCAGCTCGCCGCGCACACCCACCCGGGCACCGAGATCGCCCGCATCGAGCAGGGGACGCTGACCTACACGGTCGAGCGCAACGGCGCCGTGCCCGTGTACCGCGGCGACGCCGGCAGCGCCCGCAAGCTGCGCACGCTGCGCCCCGGGCAGACCGCGCGCCTGCGGGCGGGCGACTGGATCGTCGAGCAGCCCGGCATGGTCCACCATGCCGCGAACAACACGGGCGGGCGCGTCGTCATCCTGCTGTCGAGCCTGTTCCCGAACGGCGCGCCGCCGTCGTCGCCGGCGTCGTAG
- a CDS encoding aldo/keto reductase, protein MTKLGASDLDVFPLCLGGNVFGWTADRDQSFAVLDAFAAAGGNFIDTADTYSAWVPGNTGGESEAIIGEWMAARGNRERIVVATKAGKDQPLTAANVRAKAEASLERLRSDHIDVYYIHYDDPNTPLEETLGTFDALVREGKVRHVAASNFSAPRLAEALAVSDREGFARFVALQPEYSLVERGYERELRDVVAREGLGCLPYWSLAMGFLTGKYRPGAPEGSSPRAQGAAKYLDERGIAVLGALDEVAAAHDTTVAAVALAWLLAQPTVTAPIASARTTEQLADLLPLAGLELAAGEVERLTAASEPAGAAAS, encoded by the coding sequence ATGACCAAGCTCGGCGCCTCGGATCTCGACGTCTTCCCGCTGTGCCTCGGCGGCAACGTGTTCGGCTGGACCGCGGATCGCGATCAGTCCTTCGCGGTGCTCGACGCCTTCGCCGCGGCGGGCGGCAACTTCATCGACACGGCGGACACGTACTCGGCGTGGGTGCCCGGCAACACCGGGGGCGAGTCGGAGGCGATCATCGGCGAGTGGATGGCCGCGCGCGGCAACCGCGAGCGGATCGTGGTGGCGACGAAGGCGGGCAAGGACCAGCCGCTGACCGCCGCGAACGTGCGGGCCAAGGCCGAGGCGTCGCTCGAGCGTCTGCGCAGCGACCACATCGACGTCTACTACATCCACTACGACGACCCCAACACGCCGCTCGAGGAGACGCTCGGCACGTTCGACGCGCTCGTGCGCGAGGGCAAGGTCCGCCACGTCGCCGCGTCGAACTTCTCGGCGCCGCGGCTGGCCGAGGCGCTGGCGGTCAGCGACCGCGAGGGGTTCGCCCGCTTCGTCGCGCTGCAGCCCGAGTACAGCCTGGTCGAACGTGGCTACGAGCGTGAGCTGCGCGACGTCGTCGCCCGCGAGGGCCTCGGCTGCCTGCCGTACTGGTCGCTGGCGATGGGCTTCCTCACGGGCAAGTACCGGCCGGGCGCCCCGGAGGGCTCGAGCCCGCGGGCCCAGGGCGCGGCGAAGTACCTCGACGAGCGCGGCATCGCGGTGCTCGGGGCGCTCGACGAGGTGGCGGCGGCCCACGACACGACCGTGGCCGCGGTGGCGCTGGCCTGGCTGCTCGCCCAGCCGACGGTCACGGCGCCGATCGCCAGCGCGCGCACGACCGAGCAGCTCGCCGACCTGCTGCCCCTGGCCGGCCTCGAGCTCGCGGCCGGCGAGGTCGAGCGGCTGACCGCGGCCAGCGAGCCGGCCGGCGCGGCCGCATCGTGA
- the pepT gene encoding peptidase T: protein MTAAYTSALAEELAPGLLERFERYVRVSTQSARDRTHSPSTPGQLDLSRMLVDELLALGLEDADLDANGYVMATLPAGEGAGPAVVGLIAHVDTSPDAPGDGVEPIVHRGYDGGVVVLPRGGTVLDPEAMPELRDAVGHDLVTSSGDTLLGADDKAGVAEIMTAVAHLAAHPELPRPTLRIGFTPDEEIGEGASLFDIERFGARAAYTIDGSTLGELSDETFMAAGAVVRIDGHDVHPGFATGKLVNATRLAGQILDRLPAELTPERTSGRDGFIHVFEVQATAARAEIHAILRDFDDEKLEGHAALLRRVAEEVAGAEPRAKVTVEVRPQYPNMRRFIEPHPEIVDAAIRAMRAEGLEPVNQPIRGGTDGSILSARGLPTPNLFTGGHEYHSVREWASLQEMAASAATIVRLAGEWAAVSD from the coding sequence GTGACCGCCGCGTATACGTCAGCGCTGGCCGAGGAGCTTGCGCCGGGCCTGCTCGAGCGCTTCGAGCGGTACGTGCGCGTGAGCACCCAGTCGGCTCGCGACCGCACCCACAGCCCCAGCACGCCCGGACAGCTCGACCTGTCGCGCATGCTCGTCGACGAGCTGCTTGCGCTCGGCCTCGAGGACGCCGACCTCGACGCCAACGGCTACGTGATGGCGACGCTGCCGGCCGGCGAGGGCGCGGGCCCGGCGGTCGTCGGCCTCATCGCGCACGTCGACACGAGCCCTGACGCGCCGGGCGACGGGGTCGAGCCGATCGTGCACCGCGGCTATGACGGCGGCGTGGTGGTTCTGCCGCGCGGCGGGACGGTCCTCGACCCCGAGGCGATGCCCGAGCTGCGCGACGCGGTCGGCCACGACCTCGTCACGTCGAGCGGCGACACCCTCCTGGGCGCCGACGACAAGGCCGGGGTGGCGGAGATCATGACCGCGGTGGCGCATCTCGCGGCGCACCCGGAGCTGCCACGCCCCACGCTGCGCATCGGCTTCACGCCCGACGAGGAGATCGGCGAAGGCGCGTCGCTGTTCGACATCGAGCGTTTCGGCGCGCGCGCCGCCTACACGATCGACGGCTCCACGCTCGGCGAGCTCTCGGACGAGACCTTCATGGCGGCGGGCGCGGTCGTCCGGATCGACGGCCACGACGTCCATCCCGGGTTCGCCACCGGCAAGCTCGTCAACGCGACCCGGCTGGCGGGGCAGATCCTCGACCGCCTGCCGGCCGAGCTCACGCCCGAGCGGACGTCGGGCCGAGACGGCTTCATCCACGTCTTCGAGGTGCAGGCCACGGCGGCACGCGCCGAGATCCACGCGATCCTGCGCGACTTCGACGACGAGAAGCTCGAGGGGCACGCGGCGCTCCTGCGGCGCGTCGCCGAGGAGGTCGCCGGCGCCGAGCCGCGGGCCAAGGTCACCGTCGAGGTCAGGCCGCAGTACCCGAACATGCGCCGTTTCATCGAGCCGCACCCGGAGATCGTCGACGCGGCGATCCGGGCGATGCGGGCGGAGGGGCTCGAGCCGGTCAACCAGCCCATCCGCGGCGGCACCGACGGCTCGATCCTCAGCGCGCGGGGCCTGCCGACGCCGAACCTGTTCACCGGCGGCCACGAGTACCACTCGGTGCGCGAGTGGGCGTCGCTGCAGGAGATGGCGGCGTCGGCGGCGACGATCGTGCGCCTGGCCGGCGAGTGGGCGGCGGTCAGCGACTGA